Proteins from a single region of Pseudodesulfovibrio portus:
- a CDS encoding dihydrolipoyl dehydrogenase family protein — protein MTYDLVVIGAGPGGFDCAAEAAGHGLSVALVEKDFLGGTCLNRGCIPTKLWLGATSAIEELHNQAKMKVASGEIIVDFEALQQRVRKHLAGTRKAMAMQLKGLGIELVEGFGKLDDGKVVVSGNEGETVLEYRNLVIATGSKPIFFPGLEPDGQCVLDSNQFLAMEAMPKSLIVVGAGFIGLEMAQVAHRFGARITVVDAMDRVAPLEDPEVSKALQSMFKRWKWDIQLEKRVSGVRTVDGRAVLTFDTRDTLEADTILVAVGRGPVTENMGLEEAGIELEFNKIKVDENLQAAPNVYAIGDVNGRIQLAHAAAHQAWYAASHIAGKTDGPYASGPVPSVLYGAPEVMRVGKTENESFLDDYDTTEVSRAQLAANPMAQAHAATQGFVKVVWSGGKVVGVTGVGHDVSRLVTPATMIVQQGWTGDDVHKTMFAHPSLDESLLMALKAERKKVE, from the coding sequence ATGACCTATGATCTCGTTGTAATCGGGGCCGGGCCCGGCGGCTTCGACTGCGCGGCGGAAGCCGCCGGTCACGGCCTGTCCGTCGCCCTGGTGGAAAAGGACTTCCTGGGCGGCACCTGCCTCAACCGAGGATGCATCCCCACCAAGCTCTGGCTCGGCGCGACCTCGGCCATCGAAGAACTGCACAACCAGGCCAAGATGAAGGTGGCCTCCGGCGAGATAATCGTTGATTTCGAGGCCCTTCAGCAGCGGGTGCGGAAACACCTTGCAGGCACCCGCAAGGCCATGGCCATGCAGCTCAAGGGCCTTGGCATCGAGCTTGTAGAAGGCTTCGGCAAGCTCGACGACGGCAAGGTCGTTGTCTCCGGCAATGAAGGAGAGACCGTCCTGGAATACAGGAATCTGGTCATCGCCACAGGGTCCAAGCCCATCTTCTTCCCCGGCCTGGAGCCGGACGGCCAGTGCGTGCTGGACTCCAACCAGTTCCTGGCCATGGAGGCCATGCCCAAGTCCCTGATAGTGGTCGGCGCAGGCTTCATCGGCCTGGAGATGGCCCAGGTGGCCCATCGCTTCGGGGCCAGGATCACCGTGGTGGACGCCATGGACCGCGTGGCCCCGCTGGAGGACCCGGAAGTGTCCAAGGCGCTCCAGTCCATGTTCAAGCGCTGGAAATGGGACATCCAATTGGAAAAACGCGTCTCCGGCGTCAGGACCGTGGACGGCCGCGCCGTGCTGACCTTCGACACCCGCGACACCCTTGAGGCCGATACGATCCTCGTGGCCGTGGGCCGTGGCCCGGTCACCGAAAACATGGGCCTCGAAGAAGCGGGCATCGAGCTCGAATTCAACAAGATCAAGGTGGACGAAAATCTGCAGGCCGCACCGAACGTCTACGCCATCGGCGACGTGAACGGCCGCATCCAGCTGGCCCACGCGGCCGCCCACCAGGCCTGGTACGCGGCTTCCCATATTGCGGGCAAGACGGACGGGCCCTATGCGTCCGGCCCGGTGCCGAGCGTGCTCTATGGCGCGCCCGAGGTCATGCGGGTCGGCAAGACCGAGAACGAATCCTTCCTGGACGACTATGACACCACCGAGGTGTCCAGGGCCCAGCTTGCGGCCAACCCCATGGCCCAGGCCCACGCGGCCACCCAGGGATTCGTGAAGGTGGTCTGGTCCGGCGGCAAAGTGGTGGGCGTCACCGGCGTGGGGCACGACGTGTCCCGGCTGGTCACCCCGGCCACCATGATCGTGCAGCAGGGCTGGACCGGCGACGACGTGCACAAGACCATGTTCGCCCACCCTTCCCTGGACGAGTCCCTGCTCATGGCCCTGAAAGCCGAAAGGAAGAAAGTGGAATGA
- a CDS encoding NAD(P)/FAD-dependent oxidoreductase, whose translation MTAKTLKTDFDVIIVGGGPAGLFAAYWLGEHSDLDVLLIDKGKKPLIRDCPLSGDQECVKCRPCNILCGVGGAGLFSDGKLNFIHKLGKTDLTQFVGTSEARALIDETEDIFNRFGMDGKVFPTDMNKAEDIRKDARKHGIDLLVIKQKHLGSDNLPGHIAAMADYIQDKGVTFHTSEIVKDVVVNKGKVTGVVTNRHEYKAKNVILAPGRVGAEWVAQVVRKHGIEVSQRGIEVGVRVEVHNEIMQDLCQVIYDPTFFVRTNKYDDQTRTFCTNYGGFVALENYQDFVCVNGHALMNTKSDNTNFAFLSKVVLTDPVEDNQAYGESIGRLATLIGGGKPILQRFGDLRRGRRSTWDRIGNGYIEPTMKNVVPGDIAMALPERILTNLMDGLEQLNNVVPGVSNDETLLYAPEIKFFATQVDTRKHLETAIEGLFVAGDGPGVAGNIVGAAATALIPAKEILRRG comes from the coding sequence ATGACCGCGAAGACTTTGAAGACCGATTTCGACGTTATCATCGTGGGCGGCGGCCCGGCCGGGCTGTTCGCCGCGTACTGGCTGGGCGAGCATTCCGACCTGGACGTGTTGCTCATCGACAAGGGCAAGAAGCCCCTGATCCGCGATTGCCCGCTGTCCGGCGATCAGGAGTGCGTCAAGTGCCGCCCGTGCAACATCCTGTGCGGCGTGGGCGGGGCGGGGTTGTTTTCCGACGGCAAGCTCAACTTCATCCACAAGCTCGGCAAGACCGACCTGACCCAGTTCGTGGGCACGTCCGAGGCACGCGCGCTCATTGACGAAACCGAGGATATTTTCAACCGGTTCGGCATGGACGGCAAGGTCTTCCCCACGGACATGAACAAGGCCGAGGATATCCGCAAGGACGCCCGCAAGCACGGCATCGACCTGCTGGTCATCAAGCAGAAGCATCTGGGCAGCGACAACCTTCCCGGACACATCGCGGCCATGGCCGACTATATCCAGGATAAGGGCGTGACTTTCCACACCTCCGAAATCGTCAAGGACGTGGTGGTGAATAAGGGCAAGGTCACCGGGGTGGTCACCAATCGCCATGAGTACAAGGCGAAAAACGTCATCCTGGCTCCGGGCCGCGTGGGTGCCGAGTGGGTGGCCCAGGTGGTCAGGAAGCACGGCATCGAGGTCTCCCAGCGGGGCATCGAGGTGGGCGTGCGCGTGGAGGTCCACAACGAGATCATGCAGGACCTCTGCCAGGTCATCTATGACCCGACGTTCTTCGTGCGCACCAACAAGTACGATGACCAGACCCGCACCTTCTGCACCAATTATGGCGGGTTCGTGGCCCTGGAGAACTACCAGGATTTCGTCTGCGTCAACGGCCACGCCCTCATGAACACCAAGTCGGACAACACCAACTTCGCCTTCCTGTCCAAGGTGGTGCTCACCGATCCGGTGGAGGACAACCAGGCCTACGGGGAATCCATCGGTCGGCTGGCCACCCTCATCGGCGGCGGCAAGCCCATCCTGCAGCGGTTCGGCGACCTGCGGCGGGGAAGGCGGTCCACCTGGGACCGCATCGGCAACGGCTACATCGAGCCGACCATGAAGAACGTGGTGCCCGGCGACATCGCCATGGCCCTGCCCGAGCGCATCCTGACCAACCTCATGGACGGCCTGGAGCAGCTCAACAACGTGGTGCCCGGCGTGTCCAACGACGAGACCCTGCTCTACGCCCCGGAGATCAAGTTCTTCGCCACCCAGGTGGACACCCGCAAGCACCTGGAAACGGCCATCGAAGGGCTCTTCGTGGCCGGTGACGGGCCGGGCGTGGCGGGCAACATCGTGGGGGCCGCCGCCACCGCGCTCATCCCTGCCAAGGAGATTCTCAGGCGTGGCTAG
- the nikR gene encoding nickel-responsive transcriptional regulator NikR, giving the protein MGKTIRFGVSLDSELLEKFDQLCEERSYQTRSEAIRDLIRNTLVQREWEQADGDLAGTLTLVYDHHKSGLSQRLTEIQHDAHHVIQSSLHVHLDHFNCLEVIILKGDAETIKELGQKLISTKGVKHGNLALTTTGKDLI; this is encoded by the coding sequence ATGGGCAAGACCATCCGTTTCGGCGTGTCTCTCGATTCCGAGCTGCTGGAAAAATTCGACCAACTGTGTGAGGAGCGCAGCTACCAGACCCGTTCCGAAGCCATCCGCGACCTCATCCGCAACACCCTGGTCCAGCGTGAGTGGGAGCAGGCCGACGGCGACCTGGCCGGTACCCTGACCCTGGTCTACGACCACCACAAATCCGGACTGTCCCAGCGGTTGACCGAAATCCAGCACGATGCGCACCACGTCATCCAGTCATCGCTGCACGTGCACCTGGACCACTTCAATTGCCTCGAGGTCATCATCCTCAAGGGCGACGCCGAGACCATCAAGGAACTGGGCCAGAAACTCATTTCCACCAAGGGCGTGAAGCACGGCAACCTGGCCCTGACCACCACAGGCAAGGATTTGATTTGA
- the folE2 gene encoding GTP cyclohydrolase FolE2, translating to MEDVQKSQSSIAMPIDRVGVKGLRLPIIVRDRESGIQHTVAQVSLSVDLPAEFKGTHMSRFVEALEHWSGDLDYHSFRTLLDDVVDRLQARSAHVRFVFPYFLRRKSPMSGASGLMDYTCRVDGLLKDGKLIFTLGADVPVMTVCPCSKAISDEGAHSQRAEVRIRTRFNGFLWLEDLIEIGERAGSCPVYSLLKREDEKYVTETAFANPTFVEDVVREAAKGLDEHPQVHWYKVEVESFESIHNHSAFAVIEKNNS from the coding sequence ATGGAAGATGTTCAGAAGAGTCAATCCTCGATCGCCATGCCCATAGATCGTGTGGGCGTGAAGGGATTGCGCCTGCCGATCATCGTGCGCGACCGGGAGTCCGGCATCCAGCACACCGTGGCCCAGGTGTCCCTTTCCGTTGACCTGCCCGCCGAGTTCAAGGGCACGCACATGAGCAGGTTCGTGGAGGCGCTGGAGCACTGGTCCGGCGATTTGGACTACCATTCCTTCCGTACCCTGCTCGACGATGTGGTGGACCGGCTCCAGGCGCGGAGCGCCCACGTCCGGTTCGTGTTCCCTTATTTCCTGCGCAGGAAGTCCCCCATGTCCGGGGCCAGCGGCCTCATGGACTACACGTGCCGGGTGGACGGATTGCTCAAGGACGGCAAGCTGATCTTCACCCTCGGCGCGGACGTGCCGGTCATGACCGTGTGCCCGTGCTCCAAGGCCATTTCGGACGAGGGCGCCCATTCCCAACGGGCCGAGGTCCGCATCCGTACCCGCTTCAACGGGTTCCTCTGGCTGGAGGACCTCATCGAGATCGGCGAGCGGGCCGGGTCCTGCCCGGTCTATTCCCTGCTCAAGCGCGAGGATGAAAAGTACGTTACCGAGACCGCCTTCGCCAATCCGACCTTTGTCGAGGACGTGGTCCGCGAGGCCGCCAAGGGGTTGGACGAGCACCCCCAGGTCCACTGGTACAAGGTGGAGGTGGAGAGCTTCGAGTCCATCCACAACCATTCGGCATTTGCCGTGATCGAAAAAAACAATTCATAA
- the gcvH gene encoding glycine cleavage system protein GcvH, whose product MIPEDLLYAKTHEWVMVEGDVATVGITQFAQEQLGDLTFVEMPEVGDTFEAGSEMGSVESVKAASEIYAPVTGEVIEINEELEDAPEKVNEEPYGSGWIIKFRIKGEPEGLLDADGYAAVVEAEAH is encoded by the coding sequence ATGATTCCCGAAGATCTGTTGTACGCCAAAACCCACGAATGGGTCATGGTCGAAGGCGACGTGGCCACTGTCGGCATCACCCAGTTCGCCCAGGAGCAGTTGGGCGACCTGACCTTCGTTGAGATGCCCGAAGTGGGCGACACCTTCGAGGCCGGTTCCGAAATGGGCTCCGTCGAGTCCGTCAAGGCCGCCAGCGAAATCTACGCCCCTGTGACCGGCGAGGTCATCGAGATCAACGAGGAGCTGGAGGACGCGCCCGAAAAGGTCAACGAGGAACCGTATGGCTCGGGCTGGATCATCAAGTTCCGGATCAAGGGCGAGCCCGAAGGGCTGCTGGACGCAGACGGGTACGCCGCAGTCGTGGAAGCGGAAGCCCACTAA
- the gcvPB gene encoding aminomethyl-transferring glycine dehydrogenase subunit GcvPB yields the protein MKTIFDKSVAGREGCWPCEGMAEEAYIPKDLLRDGDIGLPSASELDVVRHFTKLSQRNFGVDGNFYPLGSCTMKYNPKFTEVVAAMPGFTRLHPVLPQLQGAGGLCQGALEVMYETENLLAEVTGMAAYTLHPMAGAHGELTGVMLMAAYHKDRGNKKTKVIVPDSAHGTNPASAAIAGYDVVSVESVDGIVSPEALAEVLDDEVAGMMMTCPNTLGLFEKNLPEIVRMLRKVDALLYYDGANLNAVMGKMRVGDVGFDIVHLNLHKTFATPHGGGGPGSGPVGVSERLVPFLPISRVEKREDGQFRLNYNYPKSIGYVAPFYGNFGVYLKAYAYILRLGGTGLTRATENAVLAANYMRKRLSDHFEIPYDRICMHEFVASAAPQAKKGVHALDFAKGLLDKGHHAPTVYFPLIVPEAIMIEPTETENKKTLDTFCDDLIELAGLVDTNPEALTSAPVTLPVTRLDETRAARAMELTDDL from the coding sequence ATGAAGACCATATTCGATAAATCCGTAGCCGGACGCGAGGGCTGCTGGCCCTGCGAAGGCATGGCTGAAGAGGCCTACATCCCCAAGGACCTGCTGCGCGACGGCGACATCGGCCTGCCGTCCGCCTCCGAGCTGGACGTGGTGCGCCACTTCACCAAGCTCTCCCAGCGCAACTTCGGCGTGGACGGCAACTTCTATCCGCTCGGCTCCTGCACCATGAAGTACAACCCCAAGTTCACCGAAGTCGTGGCCGCCATGCCCGGCTTCACCCGGCTCCATCCGGTCCTGCCCCAGCTGCAGGGCGCGGGAGGTCTCTGCCAGGGTGCGCTCGAGGTCATGTACGAGACCGAAAACCTGCTGGCCGAGGTCACCGGCATGGCCGCCTACACCCTGCACCCCATGGCCGGGGCGCACGGCGAGCTGACCGGCGTCATGCTCATGGCCGCCTACCACAAGGACCGCGGCAACAAGAAGACCAAGGTCATCGTGCCCGACTCGGCCCACGGCACCAACCCGGCGTCCGCCGCCATCGCCGGCTATGACGTCGTGTCCGTGGAGTCCGTGGACGGCATCGTCTCCCCCGAGGCCCTGGCCGAGGTCCTGGACGACGAGGTGGCGGGCATGATGATGACCTGCCCCAACACCCTCGGCCTGTTCGAAAAGAACCTGCCCGAGATCGTGCGCATGCTGCGCAAGGTGGACGCCCTGCTCTACTACGACGGCGCCAACCTCAACGCGGTCATGGGCAAGATGCGCGTGGGCGACGTGGGCTTCGACATCGTGCACCTCAACCTGCACAAGACCTTTGCCACCCCGCACGGCGGCGGCGGCCCGGGCTCCGGCCCGGTGGGCGTCAGCGAACGGCTGGTCCCGTTCCTGCCCATCTCCCGCGTCGAGAAACGGGAGGACGGCCAATTCCGTCTCAACTACAACTATCCGAAATCCATCGGCTATGTGGCCCCGTTCTACGGGAACTTCGGCGTATACCTGAAGGCCTACGCCTACATCCTGCGCCTGGGCGGCACCGGCCTGACCCGGGCCACCGAGAACGCGGTCCTGGCCGCCAACTACATGCGCAAGCGTCTCTCGGACCACTTCGAAATCCCCTATGACCGCATCTGCATGCACGAATTCGTGGCCTCGGCCGCGCCCCAGGCCAAGAAGGGCGTCCACGCCCTGGACTTCGCCAAGGGGCTGCTGGACAAGGGCCACCACGCGCCCACGGTCTACTTCCCGCTCATCGTGCCCGAGGCGATCATGATCGAACCCACCGAGACCGAGAACAAGAAGACCCTGGACACGTTCTGCGACGACCTCATCGAGCTGGCCGGGCTGGTGGACACCAACCCCGAGGCCCTGACCTCGGCCCCGGTGACCCTGCCCGTGACCCGGCTGGACGAAACCCGAGCCGCTCGCGCCATGGAGCTGACCGATGACCTATGA
- the gcvPA gene encoding aminomethyl-transferring glycine dehydrogenase subunit GcvPA, protein MPFVPHTENEVREMLAVIGVDSVEDLFAEITEEMRPKSFELPEGLSEMDVLAKLEAMAAKNATDRTSFLGAGFYDHYIPAAVDALTMRGEFYTAYTPYQPEASQGTLQAIFEYQTAVTRLLGMECANASVYDGGTALYEALMMAVRKTKRRKIIVSEALNPIYRVMLGSYTRNLDIEFVTVPHKEGRTDIDGLKKAIDTDTAALLVQNPNFFGSINDFTDLFTACREAKAVSIVSAYPVLQTLLKTPGEMGADVAVAEGQSLGLPLSFGGPYLGIMTCTKKMVRQMPGRIVGRTVDSNDRTGYVLTLQAREQHIRRQKATSNICSNQSLCALRALVHMCALGELGLKRAARVSVERAHICAERLTAIDGVDMLTRGPFGNEFAVTLPVNAFEAIAKLTARGFVPGFPLGRYYEGLENGLLVACTEKTSEEQIGIFAEMLKGALK, encoded by the coding sequence ATGCCGTTTGTACCGCATACCGAAAACGAGGTCCGGGAGATGCTCGCCGTCATCGGCGTGGATTCCGTGGAAGACCTCTTTGCCGAGATCACGGAGGAGATGCGCCCCAAGAGCTTCGAGCTCCCGGAAGGGCTCTCCGAAATGGACGTCCTCGCCAAGCTCGAGGCCATGGCCGCCAAGAACGCCACCGACCGGACGAGCTTCCTGGGCGCGGGCTTCTACGACCACTACATCCCCGCCGCAGTGGACGCCCTGACCATGCGCGGCGAGTTCTACACCGCCTACACCCCGTACCAGCCCGAGGCCTCCCAGGGGACGCTCCAGGCGATCTTCGAATACCAGACCGCCGTGACCCGGCTGCTGGGCATGGAGTGCGCCAACGCCTCGGTCTACGACGGCGGCACCGCTCTTTACGAGGCGCTGATGATGGCCGTGCGCAAGACCAAACGGCGCAAGATCATCGTTTCCGAGGCCCTGAACCCCATCTACCGTGTCATGCTCGGCTCCTACACCCGGAACCTGGACATCGAATTCGTCACCGTGCCCCACAAGGAAGGCCGGACCGACATCGACGGTCTCAAAAAGGCCATCGACACCGACACCGCCGCCCTGCTGGTGCAGAACCCGAACTTCTTCGGCTCCATCAACGACTTCACGGACCTGTTCACCGCCTGCCGCGAGGCCAAGGCCGTGTCCATCGTGTCCGCCTACCCGGTGCTCCAGACCCTGCTCAAGACGCCCGGCGAAATGGGCGCCGACGTCGCCGTGGCGGAAGGCCAGTCCCTGGGCCTGCCCCTGTCCTTCGGCGGGCCGTACCTCGGCATCATGACCTGCACCAAGAAGATGGTCCGCCAGATGCCCGGCCGCATCGTGGGCCGCACCGTGGATTCCAACGACCGCACCGGCTACGTGCTCACCCTCCAGGCCCGCGAGCAGCACATCCGCCGCCAGAAGGCGACCTCCAACATCTGCTCCAACCAGTCCCTGTGCGCCCTGCGCGCGCTGGTCCACATGTGCGCGCTCGGCGAGTTGGGCCTCAAGCGCGCCGCGCGCGTGTCCGTGGAACGCGCCCACATCTGCGCCGAACGCCTCACGGCCATCGACGGCGTGGACATGCTGACCAGGGGCCCGTTCGGCAACGAATTCGCCGTGACCCTGCCGGTGAACGCCTTCGAGGCCATCGCCAAGCTGACCGCGCGCGGCTTTGTCCCCGGCTTCCCCCTCGGCCGCTACTACGAAGGCCTGGAAAACGGCCTTTTGGTGGCCTGCACGGAAAAGACCAGTGAAGAACAGATCGGCATCTTCGCCGAGATGCTCAAAGGAGCGCTCAAATGA
- a CDS encoding class I SAM-dependent methyltransferase: protein MPNTIDAASLRADFAVPDPGSRVEVEVEGRVWLLDRAADMEALWDAMDGEDMGDDERLPYWAEVWPASVLLGRHIVRNADRLHGRACLDVGCGLGLTGMIAAGVGAQVVGFDYEWPAVRFARHNAELNSVPQPLWAVMDWREPAVEAGAFEFIWAGDVLYEKRFFNPLIRLFRHALAPGGRIWIGEPVRTVSRPVWDELRARGFAAEKLAMEKVALCGQNATVNLWEVTIP, encoded by the coding sequence ATGCCCAACACCATTGACGCCGCGAGCCTTCGGGCCGATTTCGCCGTTCCCGACCCCGGCTCCCGCGTGGAGGTGGAGGTCGAGGGTCGCGTCTGGTTGCTCGACCGGGCCGCCGACATGGAGGCCCTCTGGGACGCCATGGACGGTGAAGACATGGGCGATGACGAGCGGCTGCCGTATTGGGCAGAGGTGTGGCCCGCCAGCGTGCTGCTGGGCCGCCATATCGTGCGCAACGCGGATCGGCTTCATGGCCGGGCGTGCCTCGACGTGGGCTGCGGCCTCGGGTTGACCGGCATGATAGCGGCCGGCGTCGGGGCGCAGGTGGTGGGGTTCGACTACGAGTGGCCCGCCGTGCGGTTCGCCCGGCACAACGCGGAATTGAACAGCGTCCCGCAGCCGCTTTGGGCGGTCATGGACTGGCGCGAGCCCGCTGTGGAGGCCGGGGCGTTCGAGTTCATATGGGCCGGGGACGTGTTGTACGAGAAACGATTTTTCAATCCGCTGATCAGGCTTTTTCGCCACGCGCTTGCACCCGGCGGTCGTATCTGGATCGGCGAGCCCGTGCGCACCGTGTCGCGTCCCGTGTGGGACGAGCTGCGTGCCCGGGGATTCGCCGCCGAGAAGCTGGCAATGGAAAAAGTGGCCCTGTGCGGCCAGAACGCGACAGTGAATTTGTGGGAAGTAACCATCCCCTAA
- a CDS encoding flagellar basal body rod C-terminal domain-containing protein, with translation MSDSNLMALDALSTVQAVSANNIANVNTDEFKASSVALESGPGGQGVEVAAIQESTTPGAFIDGVETSNTDLGREMVDMIRTGHAFSANTAFIRASEEMTGHLLNMVA, from the coding sequence ATGTCCGACTCCAATCTCATGGCCCTGGATGCCCTCAGCACCGTCCAGGCCGTTTCCGCCAACAACATCGCCAATGTGAACACCGACGAGTTCAAGGCGTCTTCCGTTGCGCTCGAATCCGGTCCCGGCGGCCAGGGCGTGGAAGTGGCGGCCATCCAGGAATCCACCACGCCCGGCGCGTTCATCGACGGGGTGGAGACCTCCAACACGGACCTGGGCCGCGAGATGGTGGACATGATCCGCACCGGCCACGCCTTTTCCGCCAATACCGCCTTTATCAGGGCCAGCGAGGAAATGACCGGCCATCTCCTGAATATGGTCGCCTGA
- a CDS encoding chloride channel protein → MTADRGEPLFQKLKRPNVRYLFLAILIGVLAGYGAVLFKYVLKLMQWAFYQNSADFIQFADSVPLWMKFVVPTMGGLVVGIVVSNFASEAKGHGVPEVMQAIALRGGRIRKRVAAAKIFASAVTIGSGGSVGREGPMVQIGASIGSSVGQLFKTPSVHMKTMVGCGAAAGIAATFNAPIAGVLFALEIIIGDFGVMQFSPVVLSSVTATAISRYYFGDFPHFDIPAYSIVSLWEYLLYPLLGVVTGLVALSFTKILYWFEDGFDAIPIPEWIKPAIGGALLGGVFAVFPQVFGVGYGSMNLALVNQMEFQLLFVLIFVKILASSITLGSGGSGGIFAPSLFLGCMAGGVFGFGAHALFPAHTALPGAYALVAMGGVVAGTTYAPITAILIIFEMTSDYSIILPLMLTCITATVMNSTIDRASIYTTKLLRRGIDIEAGRERHLLSHMMVKEVMVSDVVTIPQAMPLSRIIWTFKTENAPYLHVVNGDGRLTGIISFRDIRTVLREEGLDQLLIAQDLATQDLVTVTMDDTLQDALDRMTARGVSQVPVLSSGKEGKLVGTLTESAVNAAYNSAIVRHEIAHDD, encoded by the coding sequence ATGACCGCTGACCGGGGCGAACCGCTCTTTCAGAAGCTCAAGCGTCCGAACGTCCGATACCTTTTCCTGGCCATACTCATCGGCGTCCTCGCCGGATACGGGGCCGTGCTGTTCAAGTACGTGCTCAAGCTCATGCAGTGGGCCTTTTACCAGAATTCCGCTGATTTCATTCAGTTTGCGGACTCGGTGCCGCTCTGGATGAAGTTCGTGGTGCCGACCATGGGCGGGCTTGTCGTCGGCATCGTGGTGTCCAACTTCGCCAGCGAGGCCAAGGGCCACGGCGTGCCCGAGGTCATGCAGGCCATCGCCCTGCGGGGCGGGCGCATCCGCAAGAGGGTGGCTGCGGCAAAGATATTCGCCTCGGCAGTGACCATCGGCTCGGGCGGATCAGTGGGCCGGGAGGGGCCCATGGTCCAGATCGGCGCGTCCATCGGCTCGTCCGTGGGCCAGTTGTTCAAGACCCCGAGCGTGCACATGAAGACCATGGTCGGGTGCGGCGCGGCAGCGGGCATCGCCGCAACATTCAACGCGCCCATCGCCGGGGTGCTGTTCGCCCTGGAGATCATCATCGGCGACTTCGGGGTCATGCAGTTCTCGCCCGTGGTCCTGTCCTCGGTTACGGCAACTGCCATTTCCCGCTATTATTTCGGCGACTTTCCGCATTTCGACATCCCTGCGTATTCCATCGTCTCCCTGTGGGAATACCTGCTCTACCCGCTGCTCGGCGTAGTCACCGGGCTGGTGGCCCTGTCCTTCACCAAGATCCTTTACTGGTTCGAGGACGGGTTCGACGCCATCCCCATCCCGGAGTGGATCAAGCCGGCCATCGGCGGCGCGTTGCTGGGCGGCGTGTTCGCCGTGTTTCCCCAGGTGTTCGGCGTGGGCTACGGCTCCATGAACCTGGCCCTGGTCAACCAGATGGAGTTCCAGCTGCTGTTCGTGCTCATCTTCGTCAAGATCCTGGCCTCCTCCATCACGCTGGGCTCGGGCGGCTCCGGCGGCATCTTCGCGCCGTCGCTGTTTCTCGGCTGCATGGCCGGCGGGGTGTTCGGCTTCGGGGCGCACGCCCTGTTCCCGGCCCACACGGCCCTGCCAGGGGCGTATGCGCTGGTGGCCATGGGCGGGGTGGTGGCCGGGACCACGTATGCCCCCATCACGGCCATCCTGATCATCTTCGAGATGACCTCGGACTATTCAATCATCCTGCCGCTCATGCTGACCTGCATCACGGCCACGGTCATGAATTCCACCATTGACCGGGCGTCCATCTACACCACCAAGCTGCTGCGGCGCGGCATCGACATCGAGGCGGGCCGGGAACGGCACCTTTTGAGTCACATGATGGTCAAGGAGGTCATGGTCAGCGACGTGGTCACCATCCCGCAGGCCATGCCGCTGTCGCGGATCATCTGGACCTTCAAGACCGAGAACGCGCCCTACCTGCACGTGGTGAACGGGGATGGCCGGCTGACCGGCATCATCTCCTTCCGCGACATCCGCACCGTGCTGAGGGAGGAGGGGCTCGACCAATTGCTCATCGCCCAGGACCTGGCCACGCAGGACCTGGTCACCGTGACCATGGACGACACCCTGCAGGACGCCCTGGACAGGATGACCGCGCGCGGCGTGTCCCAGGTGCCGGTCCTGTCCTCGGGCAAGGAGGGGAAATTGGTGGGGACGTTGACCGAATCGGCCGTGAACGCGGCCTACAACTCCGCCATAGTCCGGCACGAGATCGCCCATGACGACTGA
- a CDS encoding YhcH/YjgK/YiaL family protein, whose product MILDILDNADFYVPLNPHLATAFAFLRRPDLAQLETGRHEVDDDVYAVVARGKGRKVEDALIETHDHYLDLQYVISGTDTMGWKARRDLGPTTEAYDPRSDVAFYKDAPTAWAEVAPGAFAIFFPEDAHLPMISDGELHKVIMKVRV is encoded by the coding sequence ATGATTCTCGACATTCTCGACAACGCGGACTTTTACGTTCCCCTGAACCCGCACCTGGCCACGGCCTTCGCCTTCCTGCGCAGGCCCGACCTGGCCCAACTGGAGACGGGACGCCATGAAGTGGATGACGACGTCTATGCCGTGGTGGCCAGAGGCAAAGGCCGCAAGGTCGAGGATGCACTGATCGAGACCCATGACCACTACCTGGACCTCCAATACGTGATCAGCGGCACGGACACCATGGGCTGGAAAGCACGCAGGGACCTCGGTCCGACAACGGAAGCGTACGACCCGCGCAGCGACGTGGCCTTTTACAAGGACGCGCCCACGGCCTGGGCCGAAGTGGCTCCCGGCGCATTTGCCATCTTCTTTCCCGAGGACGCACACCTGCCCATGATCTCGGACGGCGAGCTGCACAAGGTGATCATGAAAGTCCGGGTCTGA